The window cacaGATGGTGTTGGGGTCTCCTACACGCTAGAgtatattatatttggcatGAGTAACTGTTATATGTCGTCTAGCCCCAAACAGACTGTATCCCATATCCTGCTGTTGATCTTAGTGCTGCTGATTGTGTAGATTAAGTTAAATGAGAGATGAACTGTGAggatattgataaaataatagtaTCATATTCTTGTCTTTCCGTCTTAACAAAAGGTCATGCTTTGTGATTTAAACAGGCATCGGTAGTGGAAACGTCGAAAAGGCCACTCCCAAAGCTCCGGAACACTACTCCTGAATCAACAAGGTACGAGGCAAAACCGGTGCCGCAAGGAACACTAAACGTGGCTCAAGTGAGACACATCATGCTTCTCTATCAGGGCAAGGCTCAGGATCACAAGGGTCCAATGACTCTGAACGAAATTGCCAAAAACTACAGGATTGACGTCTCCCAGGTCCAGAAAAATCACCCAGTTCCTGTCCTTGCCACCAGAGGCTACTGATAAGCAGAAGAAACGATATGAATAAAAAGTAAAGACACTTATGTGCGTCTATGTAACACAGAACCAGAGATGACAATGACTTCGaatttttattctttctctaAGGAATAATGTAAGACACTAGTAGCTAAGAATACAAAGCTTTAGTCACGTGTGACAATACCATAAGGATGAGTTTGTATACAGGTTGTGGAACAAGACAATATAACAATCTATTTGCAGAGCGATGCAAGCACTCTGCGAGGAGGAACAAACGGTCTACGTGAGTGAAGAACAGCCCAGTTGTCTATCAGCAGAACATCTCCTCTCTGCCACGGAACAGCAACACATTCTTCTTCGAGTATCCTTAAACAGTCATGGACTATATCTTCCGGTAAAGGCTCCCCATCTCCAAAAGTCACAGCCTTCCTTGGCTCATTCCTCTTATCCTCCCACCCTGTGTAAGCAGCCACCATGCTGTTAAACCACACTTTACGATTCCTCGACTTGTCAAACTTGATCGCTGGGATTGGACCCATTATAGTCTTGGCTCCTCCTTCCTCGGTCCACTCCAGTTTCATTCCTAGCTTAGCCGCCCTGTCGATTCAAAGTCCTCAGTGTTATCAAGAGAGAGACTATTAAGAGATGATGAAGTTAAAGTTACCTTTCCTCAGCAACGTTCTTGTCATGAGTCAAGAATGTTGATTTCCAGCCACGGCCGATGGGGGAAGAAGGATCATCATCTTCACCTAAAACCCTGACGTAGACCAAACCATGTTCCTCCAACCTCTGAACAAACTCTGGAtgcttctccttcattctctcgTACACAACGTGACTCAACACGATAGGTGTCTCTCCTCCAGAGTTAGGCTCCACCTCGCAGTAAAAGAACAACTTTGATGGAAACTCAGGAACCTAACAACAAACATCTTTCAAAGAtccaatttttatatattcattgtaataaaaaaaaaaaaaagataaaacctTTTTTTAAAACAGACCTGAGCCATCTCGTGGTGAAATGGGATCTTTTGATCAGGTGGGGACTCGTTGGCGGTGAAGACACGTCCTACGACGCTAGTGCGTGGCGCGGCGCCTCCTACGTAAGGAAGCTCGTCGAAACCGAAAGCCTCAACGACGTCGTTGAAGTCGGTGGCGGAGTTCACGGGGAAGCCTCTGAAGAGGACGGCTCCGGATCGGTGGAGGAGGGAGTCGAGATAGGGTTTGTGGGTGGTGATGGTTTGTGTGAAGAGTGGGAGAGACGGAGCGGGGAGTGACGGCGAGATTACCGCCGGGAAAGGTTTCGATTCGTAGAGCTTTTGCTGTGGGATTCGAGTTTCGACAAACGGTTCGGCCATTTTTGTCGatgtttctaattttttttcaggCTATGTTCTTGCAAAAGTCTGTTGCTCGACAATTCGTGTCAGTATCTGAGTATGTCCATGTGTACTCACTCAATGTTGTTTGTTATCTCTAACGAttgatttatgaaaataaaaaagctATTAAATTCATATTTAGCTCTCCTTTTTCACATGGaggtttttaacatttttttacagttttcttagcaaaatcaacaaaaattcaaatatattttcacattgaATACTTTAGGGAAATTGGATTCTatagcacaaaaaaaaattataattaagtcaGTAGCTCTTTACCCTAAAACACAACGGTACACcgtatattttctataataatacCTTTATACCCCACTCGCAACCGGctagaattaaaataaaaaaaaaattcatctttTCTTCTTTGACATCGTGGCCTCTTCATCTTCACTCACACATtaactgttatttttggaagataaaattaattagtttcACTGTTAAAAGCGTTTCCGGCGACTGGTTGCGGTGAAGGGTCTACGAAGAGTCATAAGCATCGTTATTTAAGATCTACTCACACCGTCCGTCATGTGTGTTGTGGGATTTATGGGCTTTTGTCAGTGAGTTCGGTGACGATTTCTTCAACATACAGTAGTAGTCATAAAATTGCAGAGGTTAGTCTTTTTGTTTCTGATATATTCAACGATTGATACTGCATGTCCCAGTTTAAGAGTAGATGAATCAAAATTGAGATTGCATGCCGCAATCGGTATCTGTAAAGCCCTGGAACCGCAAGTTTGTGGCTTCAGTGTCGTATAGTATGGTTGATTCTATTCCATATCAGTGTCATAGTACATACTTCTACTTACATAGTGTATACCGCTATATTATGTCTGAAAAAAAGGACGAggggaagaagatgaagttgcAGACCATACTATATTCGTTAGAATTATAGTATAGTATG is drawn from Brassica rapa cultivar Chiifu-401-42 chromosome A05, CAAS_Brap_v3.01, whole genome shotgun sequence and contains these coding sequences:
- the LOC103869177 gene encoding uncharacterized protein LOC103869177, which gives rise to MGQQLRRAVGRVKEVEKFPSRLDRRSLPKEELSAGKSPSINDVSARGSSSDDSERDPQYDTMLNQMVGRIKAKPGGKAEMGEASVVETSKRPLPKLRNTTPESTRYEAKPVPQGTLNVAQVRHIMLLYQGKAQDHKGPMTLNEIAKNYRIDVSQVQKNHPVPVLATRGY
- the LOC103869175 gene encoding clavaminate synthase-like protein At3g21360, whose translation is MAEPFVETRIPQQKLYESKPFPAVISPSLPAPSLPLFTQTITTHKPYLDSLLHRSGAVLFRGFPVNSATDFNDVVEAFGFDELPYVGGAAPRTSVVGRVFTANESPPDQKIPFHHEMAQVPEFPSKLFFYCEVEPNSGGETPIVLSHVVYERMKEKHPEFVQRLEEHGLVYVRVLGEDDDPSSPIGRGWKSTFLTHDKNVAEERAAKLGMKLEWTEEGGAKTIMGPIPAIKFDKSRNRKVWFNSMVAAYTGWEDKRNEPRKAVTFGDGEPLPEDIVHDCLRILEEECVAVPWQRGDVLLIDNWAVLHSRRPFVPPRRVLASLCK